Within Azospirillum thiophilum, the genomic segment AGGCAGAGCTCCTCCAGCTTCACCAGCTCGTCCAGCGTCCCTTCGGGGAAGCGGACGCCGAAGCTCTCGGAGATATATTCCAGCACCTGCTCGACCTGGTCGATCGACAGCTGGATATCGGTCTCCAGCGTCGCATTGCGGGTCAACAGTGCCTCGTCGACCCCGTATTCATCGCGGATCAGCTTAACGATCCAGCGGAACATGTGCATCCAGTTGGATACACCCTCGATCGACTTGCTCATCGCGACGCTCGGTTCAGGTTGCGCGAAAGGGGTATGGCGAATGGGACTGTACGGACGGATCGTTAAAGAATAACGCAGCCCCGCTCATGGTCTCCACCCAGGCGCGGCAAAAAACCGCGCGGAATTCTGCAAAGGGCTGCCACCTCCACGGGCAAGGCCGGCCGGTCTTGCCCAAATCCTGTGCAGGACCGGCCGGCCGGCGGTGCCGTTGGTGGGGAGTCAAGCGCGGCACGGGCCATGCAACGCGGCGGCGCAAGACTGGACAGCGAGGCCTTCGCCATGACATCCGCCACACCTGCCACATCCGGAGCCGAGTCCCATCCCGTCGACGAGCTGCTGCCGCCCTGGCGGCTGCTGGCGCTCGGGTTGCAGCATGTGCTGGTGATGTATGCCGGGGCCATCGCGGTGCCGCTGATCGTCGGCGGGGCGCTGAAGCTGCCCAAGGACCAGATCGCCATGCTGATCAACGCCGACCTGTTCGCCTGCGGCGTGGTCACGCTGATCCAGGCGGTGGGCGTCTGGCGCTTCGGCATCCGGCTGCCGATCATGATGGGGGTGACCTTCGCCGCGGTCGGGCCGATGGTGGCGATGGCGGGCAACCCGTCGCTCGGGCTGCTGGGCATCTATGGCGCGGTGATCGGGTCGGGCATCTTCGCCATGCTGGCGGCCCCGCTGGTCGGCCGACTGCTGCCGTTGTTCCCGCCGGTGGTGACCGGCAGCGTGATCGCCATCATCGGCATCTCGCTGATGCGGGTGGGGGTGGGCTGGGCCGGCGGCGGGGTGGGCAATCCGCGTTTCGGCGACCCGGCCTTCCTGGGGGTGGCGGCCTTCGTGCTGCTGGCGATCCTGGCGCTGATGAAGCACGGGCGGGGTTTCGTCCGCAACGTCGCGGTGCTGCTGGGGCTGGTGGCCGGCATGCTGCTGGCGATGGCGTTGGGCATGGTCAGCTTCGCCGGGCTGGCCGAGGCGCCGTGGGTGGCGCTGGTCCGGCCCTTCCAGTTCGGCATGCCGGTGTTCGATCCGGTCGCCATCCTGACCATGTCGCTGGTGATGATCGTGGTGATGATCGAATCGACCGGCATGTTCCTGGCCGTCGGCGACATGGTCGGCCGCCCGGTGAGCCGGGAGGATCTGGTGCGCGGCCTGCGCACCGACGGGCTCGGCACGCTGATCGGTGGTGTCTTCAACACCTTTCCCTATACGTCATTCTCGCAGAATGTCGGGCTGGTCGGGGTGACCGGCGTGCGCAGCCGCTGGGTCTGCGCCGCGGGTGGGCTGATCCTGCTGCTGCTCGGGCTGCTGCCGAAGCTGGCCCATGTGGTGGCCTCGGTCCCCGCCTTCGTGCTGGGCGGGGCCGGGCTGGTGATGTTCGGCATGGTGGCGGCGACCGGGGTGAGGATCCTGTCGCAGGTCGATTACACCAACCGGCGCGAGAACCTGATCGTGGTGGCGGTCAGCATCGGCGTCGGGCTGATCCCGCTGGTGTCGGACAAGTTCTTCTCGCAGATGCCGGCCTTCCTGTCGCCGCTGCTGCACAGCGGCATCCTGCTCGGCACCCTGACCGCGGTGGCGCTGAACTGGTATTTCAACGGCCTGCAGGGCGGCGAACGCGCCCGCCGCGACGTCGCCGCCTCGGCGCATGGGGCCGAGGCATAGGTCATTTCCGCCGCAGCAGATCCTTGCTCGCCAGCAGAGACCCGCCGGCGATCAGGGCGCAAGCCACCCAGATGATGCCCTGGTTGGGGGCGAGCCCGAACAGGACCAGCAGCAGGGTCGACAGCAGCGGCGCCAGATAGGACAGCGCCCCCAGCGCCCGGATGTCGCCGTGGCGGACGCCATGGTCCCAGACGAAGAAGGCGGCCCCCACCGGCCCCAGCCCGAGCAGCAGCATCGCCCCCCAGCCGCCGGCGGTCGAAGGCCACACCGTCCGCTCCAGCGCCAGATGGCAGAGCAGCGACAGGAGGGCGGTGACGAGGCAGAAGGCGCTGACCGCGTCGGTCGGCGCCTCGCCGAGTTGGCCGAGCCGGCGGCGCAGCACCGAATAGCCGGCCCAGGTGACCGCACTGCCCAGCGCCGCGGCATAGCCCGGCAGATGCGCCGGATCCACCGACAGGCCGCCGCTGCCGCCCCGCGCGATCAGCAGGACGGTGCCGGCCAGCCCGGCAAGCGCGCCGCCGACATGCCATGCCCGCAGCCGCTCCCCCGGCAGCAGGGCGGAGAACAGCACGATCAGCAGCGGCCAGAGATAGTTGATCAGGTTGGCCTCGACCGGCGGGGCCGCCTGCAACGCCATGAAATAGAGGAAGTGGAAGCCGAACAGCCCGCCGACCCCGAGCGCCCAGGCAGCGGGCGGCTGGCGGAAATAGCGCAACGGGTTGTCGCCGCGCAGGGCGGTCCAGCCGCTGCCGACCAGGAAGGCCAGCAGGAAGGAGGTCGCCACCAGCTGGAACGGCGGCACCATCGAGGCCAGTGTCGCCAGCGGGGCCAGCGTCGCCCACATGAGAATGGCGGTGAAGCCGACCGCGGTCGCGCGGTTGACGGAGCGGCGGGGGCAAGCGGGGGACGAGACGGTCATGGTGTGGGGATCGGTCGGTTGACGCGGAGGGCGCGACCATAGCGGCTGCGCGGGACGCCGTCTTGACCGGGACTCCGGTGCGGATTGACCGGGGCTCCGGAGGGGTGGCCTTTTCCCATTCCCTGTACGCGGACGGTCGGCCGTCGTAGCATGGCCCCTCGATCCGTGAATCCCCAACCGTTGACCCAGGAGTCCGCCGCGTGGCGTCCCCGCATCGGCCGACCGTCAGTACCCGCAGTTATGACGGGCACGAACGGCGGCACGCGCACGAGCATCACCAGATCGTCCTGCCCGTCGCCGGGGGCCTCGACATGGAGGTCGGCGGGGCCTGCGGACGGGTGGGCGCCGGCTGCGGGGTGCTGGTGGCGGACGGGGCGCCGCACAGCTTCCGCAGCGGCGGGGCCAACCGCTTCGTCGTGCTCGACCTGCCGGCCGGCGGGCCGCTGCCCGAGGCGGCGATCCGGGGAACGGGCGCCTTCTTCGCCATCGACGATGCGCTGGACGGGCTGGTGCGCTATCTGGCGGCGGAGGCGGCCGACCGACCGCTCGACCCGGTGCTGGCCCATCATGCGGCCGGGCTGCTGCTGCGCGCGCTGGAAGCCCGCCATCGGGAAACCGGCCTGCAGGCCGCGGCCGTTCCGGACGATCCGATCGAGCGCGCCCTGGCATTGATGGCCGAGCGCTGCGAGGAGGCACCGACCGTCTCCGAGCTTGCCGCCGCGGTCGGGTTGGCGCCCAGCCGCTTCCACGAGCTTTTCCGCATCCGCACCGGCACCACCCCGGCGCGGCGGCTGGCCGACCTGCGGCTGGACCGGGCGGAGGCGCTGCTGCGCGCCGGCATCCTGCCGCTGGCCGAGGTGGCGCTGGCGGTGGGCTTCTCCGACCAGAGCGCGCTGACCCGCAGCCTGCGGCGACAGCGCGGCACGACGCCGGGGGCGATCCGGAACGGGGGTTAGGCCGTCCGCGCCGCCTCGACGATCACCGCCGCCACGGCTTCGGGCCGTGACAGGTGGGGGGCATGGCCGCTGT encodes:
- a CDS encoding helix-turn-helix domain-containing protein, producing the protein MASPHRPTVSTRSYDGHERRHAHEHHQIVLPVAGGLDMEVGGACGRVGAGCGVLVADGAPHSFRSGGANRFVVLDLPAGGPLPEAAIRGTGAFFAIDDALDGLVRYLAAEAADRPLDPVLAHHAAGLLLRALEARHRETGLQAAAVPDDPIERALALMAERCEEAPTVSELAAAVGLAPSRFHELFRIRTGTTPARRLADLRLDRAEALLRAGILPLAEVALAVGFSDQSALTRSLRRQRGTTPGAIRNGG
- a CDS encoding DMT family transporter, with product MTVSSPACPRRSVNRATAVGFTAILMWATLAPLATLASMVPPFQLVATSFLLAFLVGSGWTALRGDNPLRYFRQPPAAWALGVGGLFGFHFLYFMALQAAPPVEANLINYLWPLLIVLFSALLPGERLRAWHVGGALAGLAGTVLLIARGGSGGLSVDPAHLPGYAAALGSAVTWAGYSVLRRRLGQLGEAPTDAVSAFCLVTALLSLLCHLALERTVWPSTAGGWGAMLLLGLGPVGAAFFVWDHGVRHGDIRALGALSYLAPLLSTLLLVLFGLAPNQGIIWVACALIAGGSLLASKDLLRRK
- a CDS encoding nucleobase:cation symporter-2 family protein yields the protein MTSATPATSGAESHPVDELLPPWRLLALGLQHVLVMYAGAIAVPLIVGGALKLPKDQIAMLINADLFACGVVTLIQAVGVWRFGIRLPIMMGVTFAAVGPMVAMAGNPSLGLLGIYGAVIGSGIFAMLAAPLVGRLLPLFPPVVTGSVIAIIGISLMRVGVGWAGGGVGNPRFGDPAFLGVAAFVLLAILALMKHGRGFVRNVAVLLGLVAGMLLAMALGMVSFAGLAEAPWVALVRPFQFGMPVFDPVAILTMSLVMIVVMIESTGMFLAVGDMVGRPVSREDLVRGLRTDGLGTLIGGVFNTFPYTSFSQNVGLVGVTGVRSRWVCAAGGLILLLLGLLPKLAHVVASVPAFVLGGAGLVMFGMVAATGVRILSQVDYTNRRENLIVVAVSIGVGLIPLVSDKFFSQMPAFLSPLLHSGILLGTLTAVALNWYFNGLQGGERARRDVAASAHGAEA